A window from Drosophila nasuta strain 15112-1781.00 chromosome 3, ASM2355853v1, whole genome shotgun sequence encodes these proteins:
- the LOC132791293 gene encoding dendritic arbor reduction protein 1, with protein MHFWIDKRSQQCGFGRSRVAASLSHAGGGLSYGHPPRRSKSSSSSSGSNMINASSSSSGGGSANASGSHSQALASVHRALAPYGGGGDYQSGGAGTSRQATQYGSSNNNSAHANNQQLLLHHNSSNNNNGSSSSSGGGGSNAMTTTASNNNNANATAASSAAVLTGSGTIVPLVARGSHYHQHSTRYQPRPQQQQQQLQQLQHQQLQQLQQQQQHQQQHHYSYNYHHPQFGNMAVPVRQYESQQQHHQQQQHQQHSGVYADDAYSAYHHHHSSSNSGNNGCSSNSNSTRYATPRRHNSSNNMRHATATASVGTTTSTAPAGGGAATTATPIPPTQTTAQHSSNQLQQQHHALLQHADSQLLPSHLKCGMCASLVLASVFVAGAKFYFDHQGTGLEVLIFCAFSATFFLAACMVSLCRIPKGLLPNRSDGRAVCHSRGINAVGGGGGGGGGGDGNADGDYILELNNVRYLDERQVEISAATAAAAAAGPPPYHIAILLPEQTPTALGKQLPMDESPPPSYDKILV; from the exons GCATGCAGGAGGCGGTCTCAGCTATGGCCATCCGCCACGTCGCAGCAagtcgagcagcagcagcagcggaagCAACATGATCAACgccagcagtagcagcagcggCGGTGGCAGCGCCAATGCcagtggcagccacagccaagCTTTGGCCTCTGTGCATCGGGCATTGGCGCCTTATGGTGGAGGTGGCGATTATCAGTCGGGAGGCGCGGGCACAAGTCGCCAGGCAACGCAAtatggcagcagcaataataatagtgCACATGCCAACAAccagcaattgctgctgcatcacaacagcagcaacaataacaacggcagcagcagcagcagcggcggtggcggcagcAATGCCATGACAACAACtgccagcaacaataacaatgccaaTGCAACTGCTGCTTCTTCGGCTGCCGTGTTAACGGGCAGTGGCACCATTGTGCCGCTTGTGGCACGTGGCTCGCATTACCATCAGCATAGCACGCGCTATCAGCCGcgaccacagcagcagcagcagcaactgcaacaattgcagcaccaacaactgcagcagttgcagcaacagcagcagcaccagcaacaacatcacTATAGCTACAACTATCATCATCCGCAGTTTGGCAACATGGCTGTTCCCGTGCGACAATATGagtcacagcagcaacatcatcagcagcagcaacatcagcagcactCGGGAGTCTATGC AGACGATGCCTACAGCGCGTATCACCAtcaccacagcagcagcaacagcggcaacaacggctgcagcagcaacagcaacagcacacgTTATGCCACGCCGCGACGCCACAAttccagcaacaacatgcGACACGCGACAGCAACTGCATCGGTGggaacaacaacatcaacagcaccAGCAGGGGGAGGAGCAGCCACAACCGCCACGCCCATACCGCCCACACAGACAAcggcacagcacagcagcaatcagctgcagcagcaacatcacgCATTGCTGCAACATGCGGACTCGCAGCTGCTGCCAAGTCATCTGAAATGTGGCATGTGCGCTTCGCTGGTGCTCGCCTCGGTATTTGTGGCGGGCGCGAAGTTCTACTTTGACCACCAGGGCACCGGGCTGGAGGTGTTGATATTCTGCGCCTTTTCGGCGACATTCTTTCTGGCTGCCTGCATGGTGTCGCTGTGTCGCATCCCCAAAGGATTGCTGCCCAATCGCAGCGATGGCCGTGCCGTGTGTCACAGTCGTGGCATCAATGCtgttggcggtggcggtggcggaggcggaggagggGATGGGAATGCGGATGGCGATTATATACTGGAGCTGAATAATGTGCGCTATTTGGATGAGCGACAGGTGGAGATAAGTGCGGcaacggcggcagcagctgccgctggACCGCCGCCATATCATATAGCAATCTTGTTGCCGGAACAGACACCGACGGCGCTGGGCAAGCAGCTGCCAATGGATGAATCACCGCCGCCGTCCTACGATAAGATTCTCGTCTAG
- the LOC132791294 gene encoding nitric oxide synthase-interacting protein homolog, whose protein sequence is MTRHARNCTAGAVYTYNEKKRDAAESGYGTNAKRLGKDSVKSFDCCSLTLQPCRNPVVTKDGYLFDKEAILQYIVTKKNEYSRKLKEYERLRRVEENELAAEANNKQQARMERFVNAEKPTTTPAHKPAAAATAVKSSDLNATPSTSAAAAAAATSTSVSSISNMANGHEKKLPSFWLPSECPNAGAAKAQKPDATIYCPVSQQPLKVKDLIDVKFTLLKDGDTKKSLIAKEARYMCPITHDVLSNAVPCAVLRPTGDVVTVECVEKLIRKDMIHPLTDRKLKDKDIILLQRGGTGYAITNDNLQAKEKRPMLQV, encoded by the exons atgacTCGCCATGCAAGGAATTGCACCGCCGGTGCTGTTTACACCTATAACGAGAAGAAACGCGATGCTGCCGAATCTGGTTATGGAACAAATGCCAAGCGCCTGGGCAAGGATTCAGTAAAATCCTTCGATTGCTGCTCACTCACATTGCAGCCATGCAGAAACCCCGTAGTTACCAAGGATGGATATCTCTTCGATAAGGAAGCCATACTGCAATACATTGTGAccaaaaagaatgaatataGCCGCAAACTCAAGGAATACGAACGTTTGCGTCGCGTAGAGGAAAATGAATTGGCCGCTGAGgccaacaataaacaacaggCGCGCATGGAGCGTTTCGTCAATGCCGAGAAGCCCACAACGACGCCAGCCCACAAGCCAGCTGCCGCTGCAACAGCCGTGAAATCCAGCGACTTAAATGCCACGCCCAGCacatcagctgcagcagctgcggccGCAACTTCTACTTCTGTCAGCTCCATTTCTAACATGGCTAACGGACATGAGAAGAAGCTGCCCAGTTTTTGGTTGCCTTCGGAGTGTCCCAACGCTGGTGCTGCCAAAGCACAAAAACCAGATGCCACAATTTACTGTCCTGTGTCCCAGCAGCCATTGAAAGTCAAGGATCTGATTGATGTCAAGTTTACGCTACTGAAGGATGGCGATACAAAGAAATCACTGATTGCTAAGGAAGCGCGTTACATGTGTCCCATCACACATGATGTGCTCAGCAATGCGGTGCCGTGTGCTGTGCTGCGTCCCAC CGGCGATGTGGTCACTGTGGAGTGTGTGGAGAAGCTCATACGCAAGGACATGATTCATCCGCTTACGGATCGCAAGCTTAAGGACAAAGATATCATTTTGTTGCAAAGG GGAGGCACAGGTTACGCTATTACTAATGACAATCTGCAGGCCAAGGAAAAGCGGCCCATGTTACAGGTTTAG
- the LOC132789359 gene encoding uncharacterized protein LOC132789359: protein MCQLQEYAKLLCLLLVAGIVNTQQADEFPQCNNVAMDTFIVAIDDCTSYIYCNGENSFRDTCPEQTYFDGNSQECAFDDAGICLLSIETTTIETTNILGEEERKEVEEVEQEEIATTTAATEPPAATEPPAATAPPAAVDVKPTAPAGGRPHCDAIGDGYHPHPDRCEYYYSCLGGYLTIVRCPFKYGWDYAEGRCKPMSEAQCFSL, encoded by the coding sequence ATGTGCCAGCTCCAAGAATACGCCAAGCTGCTCTGCCTGCTCCTGGTTGCAGGAATAGTGAACACACAACAAGCAGATGAGTTTCCGCAATGCAACAACGTGGCAATGGACACCTTCATAGTGGCTATAGATGATTGCACCAGCTATATATATTGCAATGGAGAGAACTCCTTCAGGGACACGTGTCCAGAACAAACCTATTTCGATGGCAACTCGCAGGAATGCGCCTTCGATGATGCAGGCATTTGTTTACTCTCCATCGAGACGACAACAATCGAGACAACTAACATTCTAGGAGAAGAGGAACGTAAAGAGGTGGAGGAAGTGGAGCAGGAAGAgattgccacaacaacagcagccacagagCCACCAGCAGCCACAGAGCCACCAGCAGCCACAGCTCCACCAGCAGCCGTTGATGTTAAACCAACTGCTCCAGCTGGCGGTAGACCGCATTGCGATGCCATTGGCGATGGTTATCATCCACATCCGGATCGCTGCGAGTATTATTACAGTTGCCTGGGTGGTTATTTGACCATTGTGCGTTGTCCTTTCAAATACGGCTGGGATTATGCGGAGGGACGCTGCAAGCCGATGTCAGAGGCGCAATGCTTTAGCTTATAA
- the LOC132789355 gene encoding B-cell CLL/lymphoma 6 member B protein — protein MEHVNTTNATRQQQQLQQHQLEQQQQHNENQQQFCLRWHNHQTSLLSTLPVLLDQSHLTDVTISAEGRLLRAHRVVLSACSSFFMEIFRALEASNHPVIIIPGASFAAIVALLTFMYSGEVNVYEEQIPMLLNLAETLGIKGLADVQNNNLPKTTKSAPSTAPASYMDTTSIDKPLSFETTRSPSPTPTPTPTTTPNLSMPQLPNPSLQAPLLANKLGTPLENFFLKSLQFYPNLLPQPLNFSQTALNKTTELLAKYQQQCQLYQNSLEDEDCYGAKRLKNTSSSNAGNQQSGNLTAQQPPKDVKRIDKIVENLRTTSNNKSPIECGAPNSIVATAPVALAPQTMSHFSPQLPVVKSSPSSYSNPMSAGQLYSSAKLPSYSAAATPTTAQQASHQVATHHANTPYISPEDHAKLQQHIEQYAACQREAAAAAAAGQMVSAKSEPNLLSLTTEKLPTASKPPSNSKLYATCFICHKQLSNQYNLRVHLETHQNVRYACNVCSHVSRSKDALRKHVSYRHPGAPSPCENEARRKRVTKLAAQSTLSAGVAVGATASTPSATATSGDVPYNEPGPSSAPSTLTSNPYLFLPNQFQLAAAAAAVAVAESNTTPALDLAHELPMLPIKSSPPPASNGEAGSGETGTSAT, from the exons ATGGAACATGTAAatacaacaaatgcaacaagacaacaacaacaactgcagcagcatcaactggagcaacagcaacaacataatgaaaatcaacaacaattttgcCTACGATGGCATAATCATCAG ACCAGTTTGCTGAGCACATTGCCCGTCCTCCTCGATCAATCCCATCTCACCGATGTGACCATCTCAGCCGAGGGTCGTCTTCTGCGCGCTCATCGCGTCGTTCTCAGCGCCTGCAGTAGCTTTTTCATGGAAATCTTTCGTGCTCTGGAGGCCAGCAACCATCCGGTCATCATCATACCTGGCGCTAGTTTTGCTGCCATTGTCGCTCTGCTGACCTTCATGTATTCGGGTGAGGTCAACGTTTATGAGGAGCAGATACCCATGCTGCTCAATCTGGCCGAAACGCTGGGCATCAAGGGCTTAGCAGATGTGCAGAATAACAAT CTTCCCAAGACCACAAAGAGTGCTCCGTCCACCGCTCCCGCATCCTACATGGATACCACAAGCATCGACAAGCCGCTGAGCTTCGAGACAACCCGCAGCCCATCTCCAACGCCAACACCCACGCCCACAACCACGCCCAATCTTTCCATGCCACAGCTACCCAATCCCTCGCTGCAAGCGCCACTTTTAGCCAACAAATTGGGCACGCCTCTTGAGAATTTCTTTCTCAAATCGCTGCAGTTTTATCCCAATCTGTTGCCACAACCACTGAACTTCTCGCAGACGGCGCTCAACAAGACCACGGAACTGCTGGCCAAGTATCAACAGCAGTGTCAACTCTATCAGAACAGCCTCGAAGATGAGGATTGCTACGGCGCCAAGCGCCTGAAGAataccagcagcagcaacgcggGCAATCAGCAGAGCGGCAATTTAACAGCTCAACAGCCGCCAAAGGATGTGAAGCGCATCGACAAAATCGTAGAGAATCTAAGGACgacgagcaacaacaagtcgCCCATTGAATGTGGTGCTCCCAACTCAATTGTGGCCACAGCACCGGTGGCTCTGGCACCACAGACGATGTCGCACTTTTCTCCCCAATTGCCCGTCGTCAAGTCCTCGCCCAGCAGCTACAGCAATCCCATGAGTGCTGGCCAATTGTACAGCAGCGCCAAGTTGCCCAGTTACAGTGCAGCTGCGACGCCCACAACGGCACAGCAGGCGTCGCATCAGGTGGCCACACATCATGCCAACACACCCTACATCTCGCCCGAGGATCACGCcaagctgcagcagcacaTCGAGCAATATGCCGCCTGTCAGCGGgaggcggcagcagctgcagccgctgGGCAAATGGTTAGCGCCAAGTCGGAGCCGAATCTTTTGTCGTTGACGACCGAGAAGCTACCAACGGCCAGCAAGCCGCCTTCAAACTCCAAGCTATATGCCACGTGCTTCATCTGCCACAAGCAGCTGAGCAATCAATACAATTTGCGTGTGCATCTCGAGACGCATCAGAATGTGCG CTATGCGTGCAACGTGTGCTCGCATGTGTCGCGCAGCAAGGATGCGCTGCGCAAGCACGTCAGCTACCGTCATCCTGGTGCGCCGTCTCCCTGCGAGAACGAGGCGCGACGCAAGCGTGTCACCAAGTTGGCAGCGCAGTCGACGCTGTCCGCAGGTGTTGCCGTTGGTGCTACTGCTTCGACGCCatcggcaacggcaacaagcGGCGATGTGCCTTACAATGAGCCTGGTCCCAGCTCAGCGCCCAGCACGTTAACAAGCAATCCTTACCTGTTTCTACCCAATCAGTTTCAGCtggcggctgctgcagctgccgttGCGGTGGCCGAGTCCAACACCACACCAGCCTTGGATCTGGCGCACGAGTTACCCATGTTACCCATAAAGAGTTCCCCGCCACCAGCTAGCAACGGTGAGGCAGGCAGCGGTGAAACGGGTACATCGGCCACTTAG